The genomic region AAGCAGTAAGTCTGAGTTACTCTGGCCTGAAGGCTAgagaaagtaaattttattttgaaaatccatctaaCATAAGGACTTTTTCTACAGTAAGTTGCAAGCAGGTCCTGAGCAGTGAGGAGGGTTTTTGGGCAAGTTTGGCAGAGCTGGGAGTGAGGCCCTGCTTGGCAGCAGGGGCCTTTATAGGACTCTGGTTCTTCCTTCCACCGCCTGTGGGCTTTCTGTTACCTGCCAGACCCTTTCCAGGAAAATGTTCAAATGGTCTCTGTGCTGATGAGAACTGATGTGAAAGATAACATTTGGGTGCTTGACTCCCTTGTAGGATGAGTTTGACAAGCTCCGGCCTCTGTGCTACACCAACGCCGATATCTTCCTCCTGTGCTTCAGTGTCGTGGGTCCCTCCTCCTTCCAGAACGTCAGTGAGAAATGGGTGCCAGAGATCCGATGCCACTGTCCCAAAGCCCCCATCATCCTTGTGGGGACACAGTCGGACCTCAGAGAAGACGTCAAAGTCCTCATCGAGCTGGACAAATGCAAAGAGAAGCCAGTACCCGAGGAGGCGGCCAGGTTGTGTGCCGAGGAGATCAAAGCCACCTCCTACATTGAGTGCTCAGCCTTGACTCAGAAGAACCTCAAAGAGGTCTTCGATGCAGCCATTGTGGCCGGCATTCAGTACTCGGACTCCCAGCAGCAGCCAAAGAAGTCCAAGAGCAGGACTCCCGATAAGATGAAGACCTTGTCCAAGTCCTGGTGGAAGAAGTATTGCTGCTTCGTATGATGCTGATGGGGACCCCAGTGGGCTGTGTTCCAACAAAACCCACACTAGAGGCTATATTAGCTGAAATGACTCTGACTGTGTAGGACCTGTATAGCGAGCGCGTGTGTATATGGATTATAGGAGGTGCTCCAATTTATGTTATTCTTTCTTGCCTTTGACCTTCTTGTTTGTTTGAGCTGAGGGATGAGATACTTATGCAAGATATCTTGAAGTAAGTTAAGAATGTTTCATAACTCTGGAAATATAGAGCTTTAGACCTTTTGATTAATTTATATCTAATATGAAAAAGGCACACCTTTGCTATGagataatacacagaagaacaaagagGAAATGGTGTGGTTAGCCATCCCTTCCCTGAAGGCTGGCTATGGTCAGAGTAACTCAGCTTTGAAACCTCATACTTTTTTCcgctaagggaaaaaaatctgaggaaaaaaaaagatttctgccTGTAAAACCTCAAATCAGACACTTTGGTTGTATTTTTTACTCCATTGCTTAAGATTTAAAAACAACCAACAGAAAACATCCCACTGACAATGGTCCTGTGTagaccaaaaaggaaaaattgttGATGGGGGTTTTTCATCCTGAGATCATGTGAACAGCCAGAATGCCATGAGGAGTACAGTGGCAGCCCAGAGCTCTCTTTTCTTTAGGGAACAACTCACATTGAGATCAGAGTGTGATGTTTGCTGTCATGCACGTGAGCCAAGCTGCCTGAACCTGTTTGATGACAGTGCTCAGGAGACCTGCCTGGATTGGTTCTAAACTTCTGGGCCTTCCCTGCCCCATCTTCAGGGAAATGAACACTCTAGCAGGGCTGGAGCAGGCAGGTGTTtcaggaaatgaaacaaaatgtcttttttttttaaaagtcagcccAAAGGTACTTCTTTGTGTACACACATGAGCACAGATATATATGTGGCTGTTCTTGCTGCAGATTCAGACTTTTAACTATGGAAAAAAGAACGTGGCCACAGGAACAGCTGTGATGGGAGCCTGGCTTCCTCTTTTAACACTTTTTAGAACAGAACTCTTTTTAATGATACCTGAGATGTGATTCTAAGTGTATCTTCACACATTATGGAGCCTATGTTAAAACATGTACATCTCTTAGAACCTGTTTTAAAATGAATGCCTCTTCAAACCTACTAAACCCACAGATACCTCTCAGGAGCTGGCCACAGAGACAGTGTGTAGGTCAGGGGCCGTGGAGTTGGCGGTGGCCGGGACCACAGCACCCTTGCTCACACTTTCTACACTGTAGAGCAGTCAGAAAACCACAGACTGTGACATATTTGTGTTGTTCCAGGTGGTGGCTTTTAAGGCTTTatgttctgggggaaaaaatgtgccACATTTGGGGAGCAGGTTTACTTTGGGATGGGGTTGCTTCTGAGATGCTAAGAAGTAGCTGAAGGCGAGTTGTGATGTCAGGCTTGCACTGGTGATGCAGATCTACCATAATCTGCCAATAACTGGGGAAATTTCTCTAGTGCCCACAGGTAGAGGAGTTTATCTTTCTGTGGATCTTGtcctttttatattaaaaaaaatccaatttgtgTTTTTTCATATAAAAAGTAAATGATCAGGCTATACTTTAGGTTAggggcttcttttttttctgttagtaaataaaattaactaatttcttcatttaaaaactgaaatacatactgtttactatttatttttcagtacATTGAAATGGATATCATAGTGTCCTGAAGCATTTAGTGAATAAAATGCTGAGTGAATACAACCTGAGTGAATAAAATGACTCCCTTTGTGGAAATGCCACAAATGAACCCAATGAAATGCATCTGAAGTTTGGTGCTTGGTTCACGAACTCGTGAACTTCCCAGATGGGGCTCTGCCCGCCGTGGTGTGGAGTGGGGTAAGGGAGGGCTATCTGACTGATAAGTGATTTCAAacagtatttttatattaaagcaAATGTCATGGAGTACAATGCAAGTTAATTTTTAAGACCGAACACAAAACTTGAAAGAAATTTTATGCCTGCGACAGCATGTGGGGCCACTCTTGGTCcgctggagtgggaagcctttgcCACCCTCTGCCTTTAGGACCACTGATGGCCAGTGGTTTGTGAGGAACACATTTGTGGCCTAGGTTCTAGAGCTTTACTCAAGTGTTTTATTCTTAACTTAGCTTGATTAGAGCTAATCCATTAGCTCTAATGAGCTGTCCCATTAGAGCTAAAAATCTAGAAGGTTGACATTGAAATGCAACAGGTTTTCATATGTTGCCAAATTTGTAAGAGTACAGGTGGGACTGTAGTtgacattttcattcctttttacttcATGATGAAAAGGGAGACTTGggcagaaaattttttttttggctgcactttgcagcatgcaggatcttagttccctgaccaggggttcaACCCGTCCCCTCTgcgttgggagtgcagagtcttaacccctgaactgccagggaagtccccagaatgttttaaaagtatGTGCTTGAGTTTTTTATTTACTTCCAAGCTCAAGTGTTGTTAAATTTACAGCTTGATATTGCGTAGGAGACTATCAGAGTTGTGCTTTGGGAAATGCCCTGCGTTAATTTGCGCAGGCCAGTCATAATGTAACAATACAGGGTCCACCCTTTTCACCAAGTGTGTGGAAATGAACCTTTTGTAATGTTGATTGCTGTGCCTGACAGACTTAAGAGAAATTTCTAAGCTCTTACACAGGGCAGGTCTTCTCCCCTAagtcatgcttttctttttttaagcataaATGATGGTGAGCAGAACACTCATTTTGAAGATGCTCTCCAGGTGGTAGCAAACAAATTCTGACCTACAGCTCTTAGGGCACCTGCCTTTTCTACTAAAGAATTTCTCTGGAAGTGAAGAGAACATAAGGCACGTGGAGAAGCAGGCCCCAGAGGTGTCATGGGAATGTGTCCCCGGCCAACATTAGATGCCTGTTCAGGGCGGAGGGGTGAGAATTCCAGGGCTACGGCTGACACGAGCAGCCTCTGGATCTTCGTGTGTGAGGGGCCAAGTGCTGGCCTCCATCCCTGTTCAGGCTCAGCAGCGTGGGGTGACCCTGAGGGCACGGAGGAGCCTTGGTTTCCCCCTGTGTGGACAGGGCTGCCCTGCTCACTGGGCTGTTGGGGTCCTGAGTGACAGCATGTGTGCACATGTTGCAGTGGCCGTGGGGGGTGCCCTGGGCCCCGCCAGCTTCACAGTGAAGGCCAGCAGGGCTCCGGATCCCTCATCTCCAGGGGCTGGACAGCACTCCTGGTCACCTAGTGAAGGGCAGTTCAGTCTCCTTTGTTCCTTGTGTTGCCTCTGATCTCAGGGTATGGTTTCTTTGTATCCCCTGACCAGTCAACCACAATGGACTGGAAAACTGGGCAGAGAGCAACTCAACCCATTGCCCACCTGCTTGTGTTCCAGAGTGCTGAAAGGCAGCGAGCCTCCTGGCCTCCATGGGCAGCCTGACCCTTGCCCAGAGCAGCCTGGAAGTCTCTCCTCCCCAAGTCCCAGTCCCATTTCCCTTATCTGGGACAGGCCTTCCCAGGATACAAGGAGAGAGTTTCCAGTCCCTCAGAGGAGTTCAGAGTGTCTCCACAGAGATGACCTGAAAGTGGGGGagaaaagttttctaaaatgaatagcagctgcaaaggccctgaggcagagcaGCGTCTGGCCTGTCCTGGGGGCCTGTGCAGGCAGGGGGTTGGGGATGTCGTGATCTCAGGGAGAGGCAATGATCCCTGCGGTCAGGCTGTTTGGGcttgaatcctggttctgctgCTTCCTGGTTGTGGTTCCTTAAGTAGCTTTACctcctaacctctctgtgcctgagtGTCACGTCAGTACAGGGGCAAGTGTGGCGCCTGCCCCGGTGGCTGACGGGTTGTTGTATATAAAGGTTACAGGGGCCCATAAGCCCTAGGAAACATCCGCTCATTTTTTTGTAATGTCTTCTGGGCAAGACACATAGTTGATTCAACTTGGCAACAGGCCCCTAAAGGCTTTCATCTTCATCTCTGTTAAATTTTATGAGGCTTATACTTTTTATGCTTAATAAcaaattcatttttcaatttcCACTCACTTTTATAGAAGAGAGAAATACTTCCAATTACTCCAGGTACATGGCACAGGGTGAATGGGTGGGCGGCAAATGTGCTGGCTCCTCACCCCTGGCTGGAAGGCGGCAAGACCCAAGACTATGATCAGAGCCCCGAGGTAGCCTGGGGTGTCGAGCGAGGCTGGCAAGTGGGTGTGGGGCCCTGCATTCCCAATCAGGCTGGGCCTCCCTCCACCCACTTCACTTGGGAAGGCCTTGCCCAGCCAGACACACTCTTGTTTTTGTGCTCTTTTGAGCCATTTCTAGAACCTTTGTTTATTGGAGTTACCAACTGCAACATTCCCTGTCACCCCAGGAAGCATCCACCCCTAACAATGAAACCAGGTCCTGACGAGGTGGGTCTGCATATAACAGAGGTGCATGGGTGGGAACAAATGCTCCTCCTGAAAGGAGGCACGTTCCTGGGTAGCATCTCCTCTCAGTCCCCCCTAACGCCCCATGGCCACTTCAGAATTAACTCACTGTTGGGGTTGTTATGTTACAAATGATTACAAACTCAGTGGCTTTAAAAAAGTGCAGATTTCCTACCTCTGGTTCTGGAGGTAAGATTCTGAACTGGGTCTCCCTGGCTGAAGTCAAGTAATGGCCGGGGCTAGGGTCCTATGTGCGGGTGCCGGGGGACTCATCCTCTCCCTTATTGGAGCTCTGTGCTCACCTGTGTTCCTTGACTTGGGGGCTTCCTCCACCTTCAAAGCAGTGATGGCCCATCAAGTCTTCCTCACGTGGAATCCCGCTGACGCTCCGACCTCCCCTTCCACATCTTTTTGTATTGAGTTGACCCAGAGGGTCCAGGGTGATCTCATCTCAGGGTCAGGATGGGTGATTGTAATTCCATCTGCAACTTTAATCTCCCTTTACTGTGTGACCCACCTGGTCACAGAATCCAAGGCTTAGAGTGTGGATATCTCTGGGGGTCATTCAGCTGACCACAGTCATCCTCCGTCTCATGGCTCTCCAGCACCCCATCCTCTGAACCCCTGTGCTCACAACACACCAACATAGCCACTCACTGGTCCAAACAAGAATCAGTCATCAGCCCAGACTCCCTTACCTGCACGTTCTCACCTGATGGGCCACCAGGTCCTGTCTGTTGGATGTCATCCTCATTGTCCTCCcctttctgccactagggtgcTGCCACTCAGCACCCTCCAGACTGCTGCTTCCTGTCTCTTCCTCTAGCCCAGACCATTTGGCTTCTCTCCATGGCACTTGTGGGCCAgcagggactttttttttaaataagattagCTTTTCATGACACTCCACTTTTAGCATTGATCTCCAAACATTTTATGCCTTCGAATTTTGCCAATCTCACACGATAATAGTTGCACTTTTACAATTTCTACCAAAATACATAGTGAAAAAGAGCTCATGTCATTATAATTTTCAAAGCCTTTGTGaattaaaaaatgactttcattttGTGTTTGGTAACACTTTCAGTAGGTATGGCATTAATCATGAAGTGTCTACATATAATTGAAAAGCAGGAGAACATTTATATGCTTGGGGTGCCTGTGGACCCTCACATCCCATCATGAATGCCGCTTCCCCAGGTTCTGTGGCCCTCAGGTGGCAACCACAGGCCTGCAGAGCCTCCTGCTCAGGATCTCAACTCCTGTCTGCCATGTATGTCCTGCCCCTGTCCCACCTACTTCACACCCCAGTACCCCTAAATGAACCCTATACTCTTATGTGCCTGGACTTCGGTGCATTCACCTCCACAGTGTGGAAGCCCTCTTCGAACATGTCTGTAAAAATCAGCCCCTCCTCGGTCTCAGGGTTAATACCACCTTCTCTGAGGAGCATTCTGATGCCCCCTGCAGACTAGCTTCTAGTGTCTCTCTGCAAAGAGGACATACTTTTGGGAAAACATATCAATCACATGTAGCTTCCTCCAACCTTCAGAAAAGGTCCCCTCCACATGCTTTTATTCCTCAGATGGGGGCTCCCAGACACTGGACCCATAGCCCTTCCTCCTACTTGGCCCTCTTCTCCCTACTAATTGGTACCTGGATGATACCTGTTTTCCTTTTGCTGAACATAGGTACAAGagtgaaacaaaagcaaaacccaaTAAATGACAgtcatgtgtgtgcgtgtgttcagGTGTTAGGGATGCTATGATCTGCCACTGGTAGTTAAAGGCCAACGTGAAGATGGTCTCCAAGGATGTGAAGGGCAGGGCCTTCAGGGTGTCCCCTTCATACTCAAATAAATTGATAAGTGAACACAAAGTGGAACTAGGCAGAGAGACCGGCTCCAAGGCCAACAGAACTTGGGGACCAGCTGCCTGAACTCACAGCCACATGGAGAGGGTTCCTGGCAGGTGTTGGCTGAAGTCTTGGTCCAGATGGGCGAAGGGGGTCCCTGGGCAATGTGGGCAGGATGTTCCTTGACTTTACTGGTTGACCAAGGATGGATTTGTCAGGTCATCCCTAGTTGGGTGAGAGCTGCTGAGGGAAGTGGTCAAAGACTGTGAATATTTCTGGTCCCACTGGCAAAAGGGCATCTCAGgaggtctccaaatggaggagaCTGCACCCACCATACCAACTACTCGACTTTCCCTTTCCAAGACAGTGCTTTGTCGTATCACCTCAATTGAGTGACTTCTGATCTGAATTTGGGAGAAAATGTATTGAAAATGCTGATGTAAATATGTTATGTCTTTGCCTAGTTTCACAGAAGGTGGAGAAACATTCTCCATAAGGCCCATTCTAGGATTTCCTCTCAATCAAACAGCTGACTGTGTAACGTTAATTTAGCAGTTGGTGGTAGTCACTCCAGAAGCATCCCTGAGGGCACATGTCCTTCCTGTCCTGCTGCTCTGGAACCTTTACACTTCTAGCACAATGAGAACTTAGACGCTTGTGTGGACCCCCTGAAACCTAAATTGTCTTCATAAGCCTAAGCATCAATAACACCCTGACAGGTGCTGTGTAATAACTGGTTCAGGTGTTAATTTTAAGATGGGAACCATTATCATTTGTGGCTGATGGGAGGGGACTGTGGTGCTTGGAAGCAAATACCACACATGATGTTTTACCATGGAAATCAGGAAGCCTGATGCTACTGGATTTATATTTCACCAGATCCTGCTGGCTGGGCCTGAATTCCATTTTGAGTCTGCTGAAGGATCGAGAGAGGCACTTGGGGGGGCTTCGAACCCTACTGTCTAAAGTGTCAGCAACCATAGCAATGACAACGGAAACAGTTTGGCTTGGGTTTATTTATCAAAGATTTAATTGGtaaagatcacacacacacacacaattacacaATCACCCAGAACCCCCAGACAGCTCCCTCCACTCTGACTTCCCCACACCCTActgtcccttccctctcctcacctTTCTGAGTTCCTGCTTTTCATTCTGGATGAACTCTCAGTCCAGACCACAGAGCCAGGAGGACTGTATACAGGCTCGTATTGTTCATGAATGATGGAAACCAGACCTGGTGACTCATAAGTGGATTTTCAAAGCATTTATTTGATCAACACAATTTGCCTCCTCTGTCATTTTCTTTCAGAATCTGAGGGATGAAGATGGGTGTGGGGATATGACTGCCTTTGGGACAACCTCCCATGGTTGTTAAGACTGGTCCTTACCCAGGTTAGATGGTCTTTGTGTTGGCAGGAACCAGGCTCTTGCCTGCACCACCTCACTATCACCTCCACTCGGATGGGTGCTGAGCATCAAGTGTGTCTATTTCAAAATGGGGAAAAGTAGAAGGGGGTCAATTATAGATTGGATAAACAACTGTTTAGGTGAAACAAGTAAATTTTTCCTTGTAAAATATTGGTAAAGGAGACCAGGGAACAGAGAGGGTTGATAAGAGGAGAAAATGTTTGGGTAATATTATAATATCTGACATTTATGAAGGGTATTCATTTCTTCAGCATGaagaatattttacttatttccaTAACCTGTCTAAATCTTCTCTAAATCACACTGTGATATAAATGAATACAGACATATAATACAATGTCTCTCCTAACCTCACATCAACCATGATGGGCACACATTAGATTAGCTGCTATTATTTTTAGAGAAACAAAAAGACTAATTTGCTAAGGAAGGAACTCTAAGATTTAGTGGTAGAACTGTACTCAGCAAGGGTATTTTAGGCctgaatttccttttttccttcctgctcTTGTACAGAAGATATAGATGAACCTTTAAAAACCCTAGTGGGGATGTACTAAATCAAGGATCTATTTCTGTAGAGCAAGCCGCCCCCTCACTTAGCTTCAGGGCTCAAACAATAGCTGCTTATTCCGCTCCTGTGATCCAGTGGGTTGGCTGGGCACAGCTGGGCAGTTCTGCTGAGGTCACATGCAACTGCGACCTTCCTCGGGGAGACCGTCCAGAGAACCCTCAGGTCTCTCACTGTTCTCTCAAATCTTCCAACTTGAGTTGCTTTGCAGCATGGAGGCTGACTTCTGCAAACATGTGTGCAAGGGCTTACCAAGCCTATTTGCACTGTGCTTTTTAATGTCTCTGGGTCCAAACAAGTCCCAAGGCTAAGCCCAGAGAGTTCGGGTGGGAGGGGTAAGTGTTGCACAAGTATGTGAACACTGCCGGGGGGGGGGTGTTTCTTGGGGCCCACCGACTGGACTGATGAGGGGGAAGTTGGGTTCTGAGGCTGCCAGGGCTGGTGCAGCCCGTTGCTCATGTCTGTCCTGGGTGAAGTGTGGAGAATCCGGCTGGTCAGGCAGTTAGGACTTCTGCAGATAAAAGGTGTACTTGTCACTCACATTGTTTTCTTTGGGGTCAATTCAAATGGGCGACACAATGTGCTGCCTACAACTCTCACTGAATCTTCCTCCTCTGAGCAGAGAAGCACCTGCCTAAAATGGGTGAAGATTGGCACCTGGCCAAGTGTGTGGAGTGCTGGATGACAATGAAGatgtttctattcttttcctgtgCCCCCTTTCCAGCCAAAGGGACAGATTCCAGTTGCCCTGGGACAAATGTAGAGCACAGGGTAAATAAAGCACTTTAAAGAACCTTGTGTTAGGACTATCACCATgatgggactgccctggtggtcccgtggttaagaatctgcctgcccatgcagggacacgggttccagccttgattcaggaagatcccacatgccgcaaagcaactaagcccgtgtgccaaaactactgagcccacactctagagctcATGTTCTGCAGCATGAGAGAAGCTgctgcagtgaggagcccacacactgcaactagagaaagcccttgagcagcaatgaagacccagcgcagcctaaataaataaataagtgaatcaaGGCAGACTAGTGCCATGATGGGCACGATTGACAGTGGTGAAGTCTGCACAGAACTGAGACCACCCTGCACCCAGTCCCAGGGGAGCAGAACTGGGTTCCAGAGGAACtgttcccctgcctccctccccagagcACCGTTATCAGTGGTCTTGCCTGGGGTCCTATCTGGATAGAAATTGACTGTGATTGGAGTCAGGTTGGCTCTGATTTGACTTATGTTGTTGCTCTGCTGCTGTGCCCTGTCCTCACTTCTGAGACAttagtttgcttttctcttgtgtGCGGTCTGCAATATGCCCCCATTTGGGATTTAAAGGACAGTGAAGCCCTGGGGGAGGAGCCATCACAAGGCCATTAGAGGACGCAGAGCTAGGGGTCAGGGATGCCCAGTGTGACCAGGATTCCTGGGGCCTCACCTTGCCTTTGCCATGGACCAGCTCTCGATGTTTAATTTCTCTGAGCTTTAATTTCTTCAACTTTATCAGGAACTAAAGCTATGAACTCTCCACTGCCCCTTGTCTGTATAATTTTAAGATAATCACACTTCTTTTCAGCCTTGATCTGCATTGGCTTAGGTGTTGTCATCTTAACTAAAACCAATATCAAGTTAAGAAATCATTAATTCTCAGCAACCTCCAAGTACAGAAAATGATGCCTGGAGACTATTGGGATTAGCAGGCTGGGGCTGGTCCCCATGTCTTCTACACAGAGACGTGGAGGGACGAGGCAACTGTGCTTCTTGTGAGCATGGCAAGCTGCCTCCTAGGGAAATATAAGCTTCTCCAGGAAGACAGAAAATCTCTCACTTTCTGATGCATGATCCGATCAGCAAGTGACTTTTCATTAATCAAAACTTGTGAACAGCTCAATGACAGAGGTATGGATAAAAGAAGatgggtacatatatacaatggggatgctactcaaccattaaaaggaatgatgccatttgaagcaacatggatggccctagagactgtcatactgagtgaagtaagtcagacagagaaggagaaatatcatgacatcccttatatatggaatctaaaaagaaatgatacaaatgaacttattttcaacacagaaacagattcacaaactTAGAGAATGATACAGTTGCTAGGgaggaaggatgaggggaagtgagttagggagtttgggattgacgtGTTCTTAACTGCTGGATAAACCAGCA from Muntiacus reevesi chromosome 2, mMunRee1.1, whole genome shotgun sequence harbors:
- the RHOU gene encoding rho-related GTP-binding protein RhoU, with the protein product MPPQQGDPAFPGRCEAPPVPPRRERGGRGPGAPGGRGRAGGAEGRGVKCVLVGDGAVGKTSLVVSYTTNGYPTEYIPTAFDNFSAVVSVDGRPVKLQLCDTAGQDEFDKLRPLCYTNADIFLLCFSVVGPSSFQNVSEKWVPEIRCHCPKAPIILVGTQSDLREDVKVLIELDKCKEKPVPEEAARLCAEEIKATSYIECSALTQKNLKEVFDAAIVAGIQYSDSQQQPKKSKSRTPDKMKTLSKSWWKKYCCFV